The following coding sequences lie in one Haladaptatus sp. DJG-WS-42 genomic window:
- a CDS encoding type 1 glutamine amidotransferase — MILVLENEVDPAYRYFGEALVSHLPDEEVTVYDYPARGGTPSLDGVEAVIIGGSTAGVYEADDHPWMDAEKGFIRELVAKNMPTLGICFGHQIINEALGGRVEHRSTHKELERIDLADDPLFESVNDVIPAVHGDYVVEPGEGMATLASADYYEHFGTRHRDAPVWTVQFHPEFTEELLSPIRRDFGWDDNERSFAAVNAVKMLGNFLALATSRQLRN, encoded by the coding sequence ATGATTCTCGTCCTCGAAAACGAGGTTGACCCGGCCTATCGCTACTTCGGCGAGGCACTCGTCTCCCACCTCCCCGACGAGGAAGTAACCGTGTACGATTACCCCGCACGCGGTGGAACACCGTCACTCGACGGCGTAGAGGCGGTCATCATCGGCGGCAGCACTGCCGGCGTTTACGAGGCCGACGACCATCCGTGGATGGACGCAGAAAAGGGATTTATCCGCGAACTCGTTGCCAAGAACATGCCGACGCTCGGCATCTGCTTTGGCCACCAAATTATCAACGAAGCGCTCGGGGGGCGCGTCGAACACCGCAGCACGCACAAGGAACTCGAACGCATCGACCTCGCAGACGACCCGCTGTTCGAGAGTGTGAACGACGTTATTCCGGCCGTCCACGGCGACTACGTCGTCGAACCCGGCGAGGGGATGGCGACCCTTGCCTCTGCTGATTACTACGAGCACTTCGGTACCCGCCACCGCGACGCACCCGTTTGGACGGTGCAGTTCCACCCAGAATTCACTGAGGAGTTGCTCTCGCCTATCAGGCGAGACTTCGGCTGGGACGACAACGAGCGGTCGTTTGCTGCCGTGAACGCGGTCAAGATGCTCGGGAACTTCCTTGCGCTGGCCACGAGCCGTCAGCTACGAAACTGA
- the moeB gene encoding molybdopterin-synthase adenylyltransferase MoeB — MGLDLDTTQLDRYSRHIIMDEVGPEGQQSLLDSRVLVIGAGGLGAPIIQYLAAAGVGTLGIADDDVVERSNLQRQVIHADADIGKPKAESAAEYVARLNPDVTVETHELRVSPENVEELIADYDFVVDGSDNFQTRYLVNDACTLAGKPFSHGAIYRFEGQVTTFSGTDDSPCYRCIFPEAPPAGTVPDCATTGVLGVLPGTVGCIQATETVKHLMGKGETLSGRLLFYDAMDMTFEEVTIQKNPGCPVCGDDPAIESIHDVEYAETCSITAD; from the coding sequence ATGGGATTGGACCTCGACACCACACAACTCGACCGTTACTCCAGACACATCATCATGGACGAAGTCGGGCCGGAGGGCCAACAGAGCCTGCTCGACTCGCGCGTCCTCGTCATTGGCGCAGGCGGCCTCGGCGCGCCGATTATCCAGTATCTCGCCGCCGCGGGCGTTGGCACACTCGGCATCGCAGACGACGACGTGGTCGAACGGAGCAACCTCCAGCGCCAAGTCATCCACGCGGACGCAGACATCGGGAAGCCAAAAGCAGAGAGTGCCGCCGAGTACGTTGCCCGCCTCAACCCCGACGTCACGGTCGAAACCCACGAACTGCGCGTCTCACCTGAAAACGTCGAGGAACTCATCGCAGACTACGATTTCGTCGTCGATGGCTCTGATAACTTCCAGACGCGCTATCTCGTGAACGACGCGTGTACGCTCGCGGGCAAACCGTTCTCCCACGGTGCAATTTATCGCTTCGAAGGGCAAGTGACGACCTTCTCAGGTACGGACGACTCGCCGTGTTACCGGTGTATCTTCCCCGAAGCACCACCCGCCGGGACGGTTCCAGACTGCGCGACGACGGGCGTTCTCGGCGTGCTCCCCGGTACTGTCGGGTGCATCCAAGCCACTGAGACGGTCAAGCACCTGATGGGCAAAGGCGAGACGCTCTCCGGTCGCCTGCTGTTCTACGATGCGATGGACATGACCTTCGAAGAGGTCACCATCCAGAAGAATCCCGGCTGCCCCGTCTGCGGCGACGACCCGGCCATCGAGTCCATCCACGACGTCGAGTACGCAGAAACCTGCTCAATTACCGCCGACTGA
- a CDS encoding desampylase, translating to MIQFTPESYDALVNHAKTGAPEEICGLLEGKREGGHAQVTTIHPISNVATHRETCYTLDPEQQLAAMDAIEERGAAVVGFYHSHPAGPQQPSATDEAQATWGGYSYVIVSLSGKPFVGSWEWTGEGFVQEIVSVGGN from the coding sequence ATGATACAGTTCACCCCCGAAAGCTACGACGCGCTCGTAAACCACGCGAAAACGGGTGCACCCGAAGAGATTTGCGGGCTTCTCGAAGGGAAACGAGAGGGCGGCCATGCGCAGGTAACGACGATACATCCCATCTCGAATGTCGCCACCCACCGCGAGACGTGCTACACGCTCGACCCGGAGCAACAACTCGCGGCGATGGACGCAATCGAAGAACGTGGCGCTGCAGTGGTTGGCTTCTACCACTCACACCCTGCTGGCCCACAGCAGCCGAGTGCGACCGACGAAGCGCAGGCGACGTGGGGAGGGTATTCCTACGTCATCGTCTCGCTTTCCGGCAAGCCCTTCGTCGGGTCATGGGAGTGGACGGGCGAGGGCTTCGTACAGGAAATCGTCTCAGTCGGCGGTAATTGA
- a CDS encoding ABC transporter substrate-binding protein: MRIVSLLPAATELCYALGAEPVGVSHECDFPPAARDQPSVVRSRVDASADSETIDAQVQTALEAHGSVYELDREKLRELDPDYILTQGVCDVCAVDTELVAATVRDLELDAELVTTDVHSLADLYRDLQNLGETIGKEQTAARVVADLKARVAAVERRANECPATPSVAVLDWLSPVMVAGHWMPELVDLAGGTYPLAAPRDQSTPREWQEIRACDPDVLVAAPCGFSLAQAQEDAQILPEKSGWCDLTAVSGNRASVMDGHHLVNRPGPRLVDTLEQLACVLHPDEFGEPDRAFVAGLSGAMPTQ, encoded by the coding sequence ATGCGCATCGTCTCGTTGCTCCCCGCAGCCACTGAACTCTGTTACGCTCTCGGCGCAGAACCCGTCGGCGTCAGCCACGAATGCGACTTTCCGCCCGCCGCGCGCGACCAACCGAGCGTCGTTCGTTCTCGTGTCGATGCAAGTGCAGACAGCGAAACCATCGACGCACAGGTACAGACCGCGCTCGAAGCCCACGGAAGCGTCTACGAACTCGACCGCGAGAAACTCCGTGAACTCGACCCCGACTACATCCTCACGCAGGGCGTCTGTGACGTGTGTGCCGTCGATACCGAACTCGTCGCAGCCACCGTCCGTGACCTCGAACTCGACGCCGAACTCGTGACGACGGACGTCCATTCGCTCGCAGATTTGTACCGCGACCTGCAGAATCTTGGCGAGACAATCGGCAAAGAACAGACGGCAGCCCGAGTCGTCGCAGACTTGAAAGCCCGTGTCGCGGCAGTCGAACGGCGGGCCAATGAGTGTCCAGCAACACCCTCAGTCGCCGTCCTCGACTGGCTCTCGCCGGTGATGGTCGCGGGCCACTGGATGCCAGAACTCGTCGACCTCGCTGGTGGGACGTACCCACTCGCAGCCCCCCGCGACCAATCGACGCCCCGCGAATGGCAGGAAATTCGCGCCTGCGACCCGGACGTGCTCGTCGCCGCACCGTGCGGATTTAGCTTAGCACAGGCACAGGAAGATGCACAAATCCTTCCGGAGAAGTCGGGTTGGTGCGACCTCACCGCCGTCTCCGGAAACCGTGCCTCCGTCATGGACGGCCACCATCTCGTGAACCGTCCCGGGCCGCGCCTCGTGGACACGCTCGAACAGCTTGCCTGCGTGCTCCATCCCGACGAATTTGGCGAGCCAGACCGCGCTTTCGTTGCGGGCCTTTCAGGCGCCATGCCAACCCAATGA
- a CDS encoding DUF6663 family protein — protein MQVTTNGTFRVLESTREERELLLLDVDSYDPTYVTVDATVADLKPGYTIEATVEWEDGTPRVTDVSVLTETLFEFVDGATNIFEAAQDTWQEGESMGEGMNSTVTYSTDNEPNGVVYTFAKQAGERDIFSEFRDGITPLEPLVERLEQQTAPPYEVFVLNPEVEQFVIVYLCLDKGGMLADTVRDTYDCPRR, from the coding sequence ATGCAGGTGACGACGAACGGCACGTTTCGCGTCCTCGAAAGTACGCGCGAGGAGCGCGAACTCCTCCTCCTCGACGTGGACTCCTACGACCCGACCTACGTGACGGTTGACGCGACCGTCGCCGACCTCAAACCGGGCTACACCATCGAGGCGACGGTCGAATGGGAGGATGGGACGCCCCGCGTGACGGACGTGTCCGTGCTCACAGAGACCCTGTTCGAGTTCGTAGACGGCGCGACCAACATCTTCGAGGCGGCCCAAGACACGTGGCAGGAGGGCGAATCCATGGGCGAGGGAATGAACTCGACGGTCACCTACAGCACCGACAACGAGCCAAACGGCGTCGTCTACACCTTCGCAAAACAGGCGGGCGAACGCGACATCTTCTCGGAGTTCCGCGACGGCATCACACCGCTCGAACCACTCGTAGAACGCTTAGAACAGCAGACTGCTCCGCCCTACGAGGTGTTCGTGCTCAATCCCGAAGTCGAACAGTTCGTCATCGTTTACCTCTGTCTCGACAAGGGCGGGATGCTCGCGGACACGGTTCGGGACACCTACGACTGCCCGCGGCGGTAG
- a CDS encoding EamA family transporter: MNKRILAMFALLATFWGTSFVAIEVGLHAFPPLLFAALRYDVAGLIILGYALWTTDQWLPRAKTEWLLVTITGVFIIAAYHGLLYLGEQHVPGAIAAVIISLSPILTAVFASALLPNERLRPLGVVGLLAGLVGVVIIADPNPNNLLSSGMLGIVLVFLGGASFALGSVLTRPFKTSLPLATLEGWAMLVGSGILHVVSFARGESFAAIEWTLPAVTSLVYLTLISGVVAFLLYFELLDILGPIEINLIGYLEPVVATVMSFALLGHVIGTTTLTGFVAIFIGFGLIKRDALHAVLTVASTRARQTAQRF, encoded by the coding sequence ATGAACAAACGCATCCTCGCAATGTTCGCCCTCTTGGCGACGTTCTGGGGCACCTCCTTCGTCGCCATTGAAGTGGGGCTCCACGCGTTTCCACCACTGCTGTTCGCCGCCCTGCGCTACGACGTCGCTGGGCTGATTATCCTCGGCTACGCGCTCTGGACCACCGACCAGTGGCTGCCACGGGCAAAAACCGAATGGCTCCTCGTCACAATCACGGGCGTCTTCATCATCGCCGCCTATCACGGCCTGCTCTATCTCGGTGAACAACACGTCCCTGGCGCGATTGCCGCGGTCATCATCAGCCTCTCGCCCATCCTGACCGCCGTGTTCGCAAGCGCACTGCTCCCGAACGAACGCCTGCGCCCGCTTGGGGTGGTTGGCCTGCTCGCGGGCCTCGTCGGTGTCGTCATCATCGCAGACCCGAACCCGAACAACCTGCTCTCTTCGGGCATGCTCGGCATCGTCCTCGTCTTCCTCGGCGGCGCGAGTTTCGCCCTCGGGTCGGTGCTCACCCGGCCGTTCAAAACCTCGCTCCCGCTCGCCACGCTCGAAGGATGGGCGATGCTCGTCGGGTCTGGTATCCTTCACGTTGTCAGTTTCGCCCGCGGTGAGTCGTTTGCCGCCATCGAGTGGACGCTTCCCGCCGTCACGTCGCTCGTCTACCTGACGCTCATTTCGGGGGTTGTCGCGTTCTTGCTCTACTTCGAACTGCTCGACATCCTCGGGCCAATCGAAATCAACCTGATTGGCTATTTAGAACCCGTCGTCGCCACCGTGATGAGTTTCGCCCTGCTTGGCCATGTCATCGGGACGACGACCCTGACGGGATTCGTCGCCATCTTCATCGGCTTTGGCCTCATCAAACGCGACGCCCTGCACGCGGTGCTCACGGTTGCATCGACGCGGGCGCGACAGACCGCACAGCGGTTCTAA
- a CDS encoding Lrp/AsnC ligand binding domain-containing protein gives MDERDITLLKAIADLETGSPEKLHEETGIPVSTIHYRLNKLKENGVITNDLYDLDLEALGLGVTVLAEVLTDYHGPHQDVEEKILAIEGVTKAYFTMGETDFIVIAQLSDSDKVERLITDFESLEEVERTNSTFVISTLRDSKRALESYTLETLLAELAEE, from the coding sequence ATGGACGAGCGCGATATTACGCTCTTAAAGGCAATTGCTGACTTAGAAACCGGGAGTCCAGAGAAACTGCACGAGGAAACGGGCATCCCCGTCTCGACGATTCACTACCGGCTGAACAAGTTAAAGGAAAACGGCGTCATCACGAACGACCTCTACGACCTCGATTTGGAGGCCCTCGGCCTTGGCGTCACCGTGCTCGCCGAAGTGCTCACCGACTACCACGGGCCACATCAGGACGTCGAAGAGAAAATTCTCGCTATCGAGGGCGTGACGAAGGCGTACTTCACGATGGGTGAGACCGACTTCATCGTCATCGCCCAGCTCTCTGATTCCGATAAGGTCGAGCGGCTCATCACGGATTTCGAGTCGTTAGAAGAAGTCGAACGCACGAACTCCACGTTCGTCATCTCGACGCTCCGCGACAGCAAGCGCGCGCTCGAAAGCTACACCTTAGAAACCCTCCTCGCGGAACTCGCAGAAGAGTAG
- a CDS encoding helix-turn-helix domain-containing protein: MGPPEPREAMTTVEKRRGIVSCLRAEPHDTRDLVDALGASRSTVYRGTRELEALRLIEQVDGSYALTTFGRAVAESYFSFSDDLETLCDLQPSLSALPREVDIPTHVLAGAAVVHATAHDPDRPVTAFERVVRNADRLIGFSPIPRSRYIDLFSDELLAGTLDADLVTTSEVVEYMLSEYDALLTDVFAVENFRFFATTDPLLLELMVVEAPREFLTVSLYDEQKHMRAFLTNDDSAAVSWGRAQFERYRENATLVNA; this comes from the coding sequence ATGGGTCCACCGGAACCACGCGAGGCGATGACTACCGTCGAAAAGCGGCGTGGGATCGTTTCTTGTCTCAGAGCGGAACCACACGACACGCGCGACCTCGTGGACGCGCTCGGTGCCTCTCGCTCCACCGTTTACAGGGGGACGCGCGAGCTTGAGGCGCTCAGACTCATCGAACAGGTAGACGGCTCCTATGCGCTCACGACGTTTGGGCGTGCGGTCGCTGAGTCCTATTTTTCGTTTTCCGACGACTTAGAAACGCTCTGTGACCTCCAGCCATCGCTTTCAGCGCTCCCGCGTGAGGTGGACATCCCGACGCACGTCCTCGCAGGCGCAGCAGTCGTCCACGCCACAGCCCACGACCCAGACCGCCCCGTCACCGCCTTCGAGCGCGTTGTGCGAAACGCAGACCGACTCATTGGCTTCTCGCCAATCCCACGGTCGCGCTATATCGACCTCTTTTCAGACGAACTGCTTGCAGGCACACTGGACGCGGATTTGGTGACCACCAGCGAGGTTGTAGAGTACATGCTCAGCGAATACGATGCGTTGCTCACGGACGTGTTCGCCGTCGAAAACTTCAGATTCTTTGCGACCACCGACCCCCTCCTCCTTGAACTCATGGTCGTAGAAGCGCCGCGTGAGTTCCTCACAGTTAGCCTCTACGACGAACAAAAACACATGCGAGCGTTCCTCACAAACGACGACTCAGCGGCCGTCTCGTGGGGACGTGCGCAGTTCGAACGCTACCGAGAAAACGCCACCCTCGTAAACGCCTAG
- the bcp gene encoding thioredoxin-dependent thiol peroxidase, which yields MLEIGDEAPGFTLQNQDGDDVSLTDYAGKHVVVYFYPRADTPGCTTEACGFRDAWDAYEERDVAVLAISDDPVSDLKKFEAKYDLPIQLLSDEDGEVARAYDSYGEKNMFGKTFDGVFRNTYVVGPEGTIVDAYEKVSPEGHADELLAALD from the coding sequence ATGCTCGAAATCGGTGACGAAGCTCCCGGGTTCACGCTGCAAAACCAAGACGGCGACGACGTTTCGCTCACAGACTACGCAGGCAAGCACGTCGTAGTTTACTTCTACCCGCGGGCGGACACGCCCGGTTGTACCACCGAAGCGTGCGGGTTTCGCGACGCGTGGGACGCCTACGAAGAACGGGACGTGGCGGTGCTCGCCATCAGCGACGACCCCGTTTCCGACCTGAAAAAGTTCGAAGCAAAGTACGACCTGCCCATTCAACTACTGAGCGACGAGGACGGTGAGGTGGCGCGGGCGTACGATTCCTACGGCGAGAAGAACATGTTCGGCAAGACATTCGACGGCGTGTTCCGCAACACGTACGTTGTCGGACCGGAGGGAACCATCGTTGACGCCTACGAGAAGGTGTCGCCGGAGGGACACGCAGACGAACTCCTCGCCGCGCTCGACTAG
- a CDS encoding MFS transporter: MAGDGVRATLREVAGLERDVLVLSIAMLAFSLSYQMTDRYIAAYLQALGAGAGVIGVFGSFKQFIAAVYPYPGGAISDRIGTRRALTLFGVLSVGGFIVWFLAPGLGGPLPAWAWLFVGLVLVQAWNSLGLGATFALVKQSVDATHLARGFAATEVVRRVGFLLGPLFATAIFAVTVGFIDGFQAVLVVAIGFAVLATIAQRVLYNPAGDTVGTAWSGLSSVRDDLASLPKPLRPLLVGDTLVRFANGMVHVFFVLVVVDQLQVSVTLPVIGLLRPEAFFGVLLAVEMAVALLVMLPSAWVADRRGLKPVVATGFSVYALTPILLISVPADAALVALVFAFSGLRFAGLPAHKALIVGPAQNGAGGRVTGAYYLLRNALTVPGAAVGGLLYSQSPTVAFTIATVIGLLGTGYFVVFGVEPTT; encoded by the coding sequence ATGGCAGGCGACGGCGTCCGTGCGACGCTCCGGGAGGTTGCTGGCCTCGAACGAGACGTACTCGTACTTTCGATTGCGATGCTCGCGTTCAGCCTTTCGTACCAGATGACCGACCGCTACATCGCCGCCTACTTACAGGCGCTTGGCGCGGGTGCTGGCGTCATCGGCGTGTTCGGGAGTTTTAAACAGTTTATTGCTGCGGTCTATCCGTACCCGGGCGGAGCGATCTCTGACCGCATCGGGACGCGCCGCGCGCTCACCCTGTTCGGCGTGCTCTCAGTTGGTGGCTTCATCGTCTGGTTTCTCGCGCCCGGCCTCGGCGGCCCACTCCCGGCGTGGGCGTGGCTGTTCGTCGGCCTCGTACTCGTCCAGGCGTGGAATTCACTCGGTCTCGGGGCGACGTTCGCGCTCGTCAAACAGAGCGTCGATGCGACTCACCTCGCCCGTGGCTTTGCGGCCACCGAAGTCGTTCGACGCGTCGGGTTCCTGCTCGGCCCGCTGTTTGCGACGGCCATCTTCGCGGTCACCGTCGGCTTCATCGACGGCTTTCAGGCGGTGCTCGTCGTCGCCATCGGCTTCGCCGTGCTCGCCACGATTGCCCAACGCGTCCTCTACAACCCCGCCGGCGACACGGTTGGCACGGCATGGAGCGGCCTGAGTTCCGTCCGCGACGACCTCGCATCGCTTCCGAAACCGTTGCGTCCGCTCCTCGTTGGGGACACGCTCGTTCGATTTGCCAACGGCATGGTACACGTGTTTTTCGTCCTCGTCGTGGTTGACCAATTACAGGTGAGCGTAACCCTGCCGGTGATTGGTTTGCTGCGCCCGGAAGCCTTCTTCGGCGTCTTACTCGCCGTCGAGATGGCGGTTGCCCTGCTTGTGATGCTCCCGAGCGCGTGGGTGGCAGACCGTCGCGGGCTGAAACCGGTCGTTGCCACCGGGTTTTCGGTGTACGCGCTCACTCCGATTCTCCTGATTTCCGTGCCCGCAGACGCCGCACTCGTGGCACTCGTGTTCGCCTTTTCGGGGCTGCGGTTCGCTGGGCTTCCCGCGCACAAGGCGCTCATCGTCGGCCCGGCACAGAACGGGGCTGGCGGGCGAGTGACCGGAGCGTACTACTTGCTTAGAAACGCACTCACCGTGCCCGGCGCGGCGGTTGGCGGGCTGCTTTACAGCCAGTCACCGACGGTCGCGTTCACGATTGCGACCGTGATTGGTCTCCTCGGAACCGGCTACTTCGTCGTCTTCGGCGTCGAGCCGACAACATAA
- a CDS encoding carboxypeptidase-like regulatory domain-containing protein, which yields MRIRAYIIALAMLFSVVAGPVAAQETVTLTVSVVDASGNPVGDAELTASWDGGETTRTTAGNGKAFLDVPEDETVTITVSHPDYIRNRPFVIEDVSAQEVTIDVAKKGSADISVVDENGPIEGARIIMSQNGREVVRANTDSDGMVETDTIERGEYRISVFKAGYYTAAEPLSVTGDINREYELERGSVTIQFVVADDHFDPARPVEDARVTVGGSTVTTLGNGEATLQIPVNTAISATVTKDGYTERTVDVTIPERSRTFDVNIRREPSLHVEAAQSRVVVGENVRLEVTDEYGDLVSGATITLDGENVGETNDQGVLVTAIEGAGDHELVATTDGLESEPITVEGIEASEQTTTTAQTTTTEQAETTTDEQTTTNVGLPGFTVLTAVLSLLVVSFLLWRRA from the coding sequence ATGAGAATTCGTGCGTATATTATCGCCCTCGCCATGCTTTTTTCCGTTGTCGCAGGGCCAGTCGCCGCACAAGAAACCGTGACGCTCACCGTGAGTGTCGTCGATGCCTCGGGCAACCCAGTCGGTGACGCGGAGCTAACCGCGTCGTGGGACGGCGGAGAGACCACACGAACGACCGCCGGAAACGGCAAAGCGTTCCTCGACGTTCCCGAAGACGAAACCGTCACCATCACCGTGTCCCACCCTGATTATATTCGAAACCGGCCGTTCGTCATCGAAGATGTGAGCGCCCAGGAGGTCACCATCGACGTGGCCAAAAAGGGGTCTGCTGACATCAGCGTCGTCGACGAAAACGGCCCCATAGAAGGGGCACGCATCATCATGTCCCAAAACGGCCGTGAGGTCGTGCGTGCAAACACCGACAGCGACGGTATGGTCGAGACGGACACCATCGAACGCGGTGAGTACCGCATCAGTGTGTTCAAAGCGGGTTACTACACGGCAGCAGAACCGCTTTCGGTGACCGGTGACATCAACCGCGAGTACGAACTGGAACGCGGGTCAGTGACCATCCAGTTCGTCGTAGCAGACGACCATTTCGACCCCGCACGACCCGTCGAGGATGCGCGAGTGACGGTCGGTGGTTCGACGGTCACGACGCTCGGAAACGGCGAAGCGACGCTCCAGATTCCGGTGAACACCGCCATCAGCGCAACCGTTACCAAAGACGGCTACACCGAGCGCACGGTCGATGTGACCATCCCAGAGCGCTCGCGGACGTTCGACGTGAACATCAGACGCGAACCGTCGCTCCACGTCGAAGCCGCACAGAGCCGCGTTGTCGTCGGTGAAAACGTACGCCTTGAAGTCACTGACGAGTACGGCGACCTCGTCTCAGGGGCAACGATAACGCTCGATGGCGAGAACGTCGGGGAGACGAACGACCAAGGTGTCCTCGTGACGGCCATTGAAGGTGCTGGCGACCACGAACTCGTGGCAACGACCGACGGCCTCGAATCGGAGCCGATAACCGTCGAAGGCATCGAAGCCAGCGAGCAGACGACCACCACCGCGCAGACCACGACGACAGAACAAGCGGAGACCACAACCGACGAGCAGACGACGACGAACGTCGGCCTGCCGGGATTCACGGTGCTTACGGCCGTCCTCTCGCTGCTCGTGGTGTCGTTCCTGTTGTGGCGACGCGCCTGA
- a CDS encoding NAD(P)/FAD-dependent oxidoreductase: protein MTHVAIIGAYGSAGVAVAQSLADEDVELTLIDDGEPGGGLCILRGCMPSKEVLSAAAHRFQARHDDRLSGVPEVNLDRVVETKDEHISNFAKHRRAAVSRLAERDTVEFIHDTATLVADRVLEVGDRTIEPDYLVIATGSTVNVPDIDGIDEVDFWTSDDVLDATSLPDSGIVMGFGVIGLELAPYLSECGVSVTVIEHDARPLDAAPKEYGDWILDLYRDQFDIEILTHTREQAVEQTDSGVRLTVERDGEEEVIEADDLFVFTGRRPNVDGLGLENTRLTAERGWVRDTMQAAADERTYVVGDVNGKEPLLHVAKEQGFKAAANILADIAGESVEPYENYRHLVIFSGLGVYPYARVGHTEASAREAGFDPVSVTREASSDGVFKTKNHPEGTATLVCARDGTVLGYQGLHYHADVMAKTMQVAVANEMDVRSLPDRAYHPTTPEILDGLFRDAKDEL from the coding sequence ATGACGCACGTCGCAATCATCGGCGCGTACGGGAGCGCCGGGGTCGCCGTTGCCCAGTCGCTCGCAGACGAGGACGTGGAACTCACGCTCATCGACGACGGCGAACCCGGCGGCGGCCTCTGCATTCTGCGCGGCTGTATGCCCTCGAAAGAAGTGCTATCTGCGGCGGCCCACCGCTTTCAAGCCCGCCACGACGACCGGCTTTCTGGCGTGCCCGAGGTAAACCTCGACCGGGTGGTCGAAACCAAAGACGAGCACATCTCGAACTTCGCCAAACACCGCCGGGCGGCCGTCAGTCGGCTTGCTGAGCGCGACACCGTCGAGTTCATCCACGACACCGCGACCCTCGTCGCAGACCGCGTCCTCGAAGTCGGCGACAGAACCATCGAACCCGACTATCTGGTCATCGCGACCGGTTCAACCGTCAACGTGCCCGACATCGACGGCATCGACGAAGTGGACTTCTGGACGAGCGACGACGTGCTCGATGCAACCTCGCTCCCCGACTCGGGCATCGTGATGGGCTTTGGCGTCATCGGCCTCGAACTCGCACCGTACCTGAGCGAGTGTGGCGTCTCCGTCACCGTCATCGAACACGACGCCCGCCCGCTCGACGCTGCGCCGAAAGAATACGGCGACTGGATTCTCGACCTGTATCGCGACCAGTTCGACATCGAAATTCTGACCCACACCCGCGAACAGGCGGTCGAACAGACGGATTCGGGCGTTCGGCTGACCGTCGAGCGCGACGGCGAGGAGGAAGTCATCGAAGCCGACGACCTGTTCGTGTTCACGGGGCGCCGTCCGAACGTGGACGGCCTCGGTCTCGAAAACACGCGTCTCACGGCCGAACGCGGCTGGGTGCGCGACACGATGCAGGCGGCCGCAGACGAGCGAACCTACGTCGTGGGCGATGTGAACGGCAAAGAGCCGCTGTTGCACGTCGCCAAAGAGCAGGGCTTCAAAGCCGCAGCCAACATTCTCGCGGACATCGCGGGCGAGTCGGTCGAACCCTACGAGAACTACCGCCATCTCGTTATCTTCTCGGGACTCGGCGTCTATCCGTACGCTCGGGTGGGCCACACCGAAGCATCGGCACGTGAGGCAGGTTTCGATCCGGTTTCGGTCACCCGCGAGGCGTCGAGCGACGGCGTGTTCAAGACGAAAAATCACCCGGAAGGAACCGCGACGCTCGTCTGCGCCCGTGATGGAACCGTCCTCGGATATCAGGGACTGCACTATCACGCGGATGTGATGGCGAAGACGATGCAGGTTGCCGTGGCGAACGAGATGGACGTACGGTCGCTCCCAGACCGGGCGTACCACCCGACGACGCCGGAAATCCTCGATGGGCTGTTCCGAGACGCAAAAGACGAGTTATAG